The Pochonia chlamydosporia 170 chromosome 1, whole genome shotgun sequence genome window below encodes:
- a CDS encoding peptidyl prolyl cis-trans isomerase Cyclophilin (similar to Metarhizium acridum CQMa 102 XP_007812864.1) translates to MSDAARWKATVFVGGLSPVVTTTHLLDAFIPFGEIVEVQLPKPDSRKSTDSHRGFAYVEFEDPDDAKEAIDNMDQSEFFGKVMKVSQAKAPKSADEGLGSKKAVWEQEGWLAEHAADEPNGTLEGQGPAPNGSGADPMQGLEGLDVAGPKQA, encoded by the exons ATGTCTGACGCCGCACGTTGGAAAGCCACTGTATTTGTGGGCGGGTTGTCGCCTGTCGTAACCACCACCCACTTACTTGATGCTTTCATTCCCTTTGGAGAAATCGTTGAAGTGCAACTACCCAAGCCAGACTCGCGGAAATCTACAGATTCTCACCGTGGTTTCGCATATGTCGAGTTTGAAGACCctgatgatgccaaggagGCTATCGATAATATGGACCAGTCCGAGTTCTTCGGCAAGGTCATGAAGGTATCACAAGCCAAGGCACCGAAGAGCGCGGATGAGGGTCTGGGCAGCAAGAAAGCAGTCTGGGAACAG GAAGGATGGTTGGCAGAGCATGCTGCGGATGAACCAAATGGGACATTGGAAGGACAAGGACCGGCTCCGAATGGTTCTGGGGCTGATCCTATGCAAGGCTTGGAGGGACTGGATGTCGCTGGACCAAAGCAGGCTTGA
- a CDS encoding protein transport protein (SEC31) (similar to Neosartorya fischeri NRRL 181 XP_001260756.1): protein MVRLREVPRTATFAWSPGSEKPLLVTGTRAGAVDADFSDESKLELWDLSLDDQQQGLELQPLASIKTESRFYDIAWGPADSDHPKGIIAGALENGSLELWDAEKLEAGASDALISQTNKHTGAIKALQFNPLKPQILATAGAKGELYIFDINDIENPFRLGNVAARSDDIECLAWNRKVSHILATGGAGGFVTVWDLKTKKASLTLNNNRKPVSAIAWDPNNSTKLLTATPDDNTPVILLWDLRNSNAPERTLQGHEQGILSLSWCSQDSDLLLSSGKDNRTLVWNPQTGEKFGELPEMTNWTFQTRFNPHNPNLSATASFDGKITIQTLQNTNPDTSQTPAEKNLDGEEFFRAAQTQPQGASWSLTKAPKWLERPVGATFAFGGKIVIFKANPSQPGQKRSSKIAIAKFSADADVSEASEKFQTALGTGDVTAICDERVQQAQTEEEKADWKVMETLAGNNPRGQIIEYLGFKEEDLVNGESKAEADSDDKKTGPKTEEDGEEKRKEVSDFFGGDDGDDFLSSVAATKGTKTDNPFQLFADGDTSVEKDVTKALMLGNFAKATDICLKEDRVADAFLIANCGGQELVDKVQSAYLAKKSGVPSYMRLLGSVIAKNLWDVVYNADLDGWKETMAILCTFSDPAEFPDLCEALGDRIQENGSRKDASFCYLVGSRLEKVVSIWAAELEEAEKEGMKDATGGSTFSVHVKSLQNFIEKVTVFRHVTKFQDAEQSQTSDWKLAALYDKYTEYADILASHGQLEVAQKYLDLLPSSYPAAEIARNRVKLATKKPAAQPAARPSTRQVTASAAGRTSQPTLGYGTPQPATTPSTTTNLYGGYGQPQAPLAQAQQYQPQNQFQPQGYQPSMGYQPPTQPAYGGGMVPPPPMAGGPPRSSSSTPSAPPPSRAKNMDNWNDVPMVTKAVPRRSTPAAPITSPFPGSASPTGGPTAPPPGPPPPGGYGRTGSPAPPPPRGPAPPRVQSPLTGHTHGVPPPRPSSTANQYAPPAPQPGAVPSPVPQIVPRTASPYNAPPAGAPPSNRYAPAPAAQQANQPPSSMAPPPAAGSRPPPPANPYGAPPQQTPPPGQYAPSPYAPQQAQAAGPPPTGPPPSGPPPSNHPQATPPPPKAAAPPAKAKHPAGDRSHIPANAQRLVDVLSQDMQRIAAKAPATFAPQVKDTQKRLNLLFDHLNNEELVQPPTIDQLTRLADAIQGKDYAAAQKLQVEIQRDKTEECGNWMVGVKRLISMSKATP from the exons ATGGTGCGCCTTCGAGAAGTGCCACGAACGGCCACTTTTGCCTGGTCTCCGGGCTCAGAAAAGCCTCTCCTGGTCACTGGCACtcgtgctggtgctgtggaTGCTGATTTCTCTGACGAGAGCAAACTGGAGCTTTGGGATCTGTCCCTCGATGACCAGCAGCAAGGCTTGGAGCTCCAACCCCTAGCCAGCATCAAGACTGAGTCCAG GTTCTACGACATCGCTTGGGGCCCTGCCGATTCTGACCACCCTAAGGGTATCATCGCCGGTGCTCTGGAGAATGGCTCTCTGGAGCTCTGGGACGCCGAGAAGCTCGAAGCTGGTGCCTCCGATGCCCTTATCTCGCAGACCAACAAGCACACCGGTGCTATCAAGGCGTTGCAGTTCAATCCGTTAAAACCGCAGATTCTGGCTACCGCCGGAGCCAAGGGCGAGCTGTACATTTTCGACATCAACGACATTGAGAACCCGTTTAGGCTTGGTAACGTCGCCGCTCGATCTGACGATATCGAATGCTTAGCATGGAATCGAAAGGTGTCTCACATCTTAGCCACTGGCGGAGCCGGAGGCTTTGTCACCGTATGGGatctcaagaccaagaaggcGTCGCTTactctcaacaacaatcGAAAGCCTGTAAGCGCCATTGCTTGGGACCCGAACAACTCTACCAAGCTCCTGACAGCTACCCCGGACGACAACACACCCGTCATTCTATTATGGGACCTGCGCAACTCTAATGCCCCTGAGAGAACTCTCCAGGGACATGAGCAAGGCATCCTGTCTTTGTCGTGGTGCAGTCAAGACAGCGATCTTCTCCTGTCGTCTGGAAAAGATAATCGTACGCTGGTTTGGAACCCTCAGACTGGAGAGAAGTTTGGCGAGTTGCCTGAGATGACCAACTGGACTTTCCAGACCCGGTTCAACCCTCACAACCCCAACCTGTCTGCGACGGCGAGCTTCGACGGCAAGATCACCATCCAAACCTTGCAGAACACCAACCCGGACACCTCTCAAACCCCGGCGGAGAAAAAtttggatggagaggaattCTTTCGAGCTGCTCAAACCCAGCCGCAGGGTGCATCTTGGTCCCTCACCAAAGCACCCAAGTGGCTTGAACGTCCTGTTGGTGCTACATTTGCTTTCGGTGGTAAGATTGTGATTTTCAAGGCGAATCCATCGCAGCCTGGACAGAAGCGCTCCTCCAagattgccattgccaagttttctgctgatgccgatgtGTCCGAGGCGAGTGAGAAGTTTCAGACCGCGCTCGGAACTGGCGATGTGACCGCCATTTGTGATGAGCGTGTCCAACAGGCTCAgactgaggaagaaaaggcagACTGGAAAGTCATGGAGACACTGGCTGGAAACAACCCGCGAGGACAGATTATCGAATATCTCGGTTTCAAGGAAGAAGATCTCGTCAATGGCGAATCCAAGGCAGAAGCTGACAGTGACGACAAAAAGACCGGGCCTAAGACtgaagaggatggcgaggagaagaggaaggaagTTTCCGACTTCTTTGGCGGAGATGACGGAGATGATTTCCTTTCCAGTGTTGCCGCGACCAAGGGAACTAAGACAGACAATCCTTTCCAGCTGTTCGCTGATGGAGATACTTCCGTTGAAAAGGATGTCACCAAGGCATTAATGTTGGGTAATTTTGCCAAAGCTACCGACATTTGTCTCAAGGAGGATCGAGTTGCAGACGCCTTTTTGATAGCCAATTGCGGTGGCCAGGAGCTCGTCGACAAAGTTCAATCCGCCTACCTTGCCAAGAAGAGTGGTGTGCCTAGCTACATGCGACTGCTCGGGTCCGTTATTGCCAAGAACCTTTGGGACGTTGTGTATAATGCCGATCTTGACGGATGGAAAGAAACCATGGCGATTCTCTGCACCTTTTCTGACCCAGCTGAATTTCCAGACCTTTGTGAAGCCCTGGGTGACCGTATCCAAGAAAATGGCTCCAGAAAAGATGCCTCATTCTGCTATCTTGTTGGCTCCAGGCTTGAAAAGGTCGTGTCCATCTGGgctgctgagcttgaggaagCAGAGAAAGAGGGTATGAAGGACGCCACTGGAGGCTCAACTTTCTCTGTTCACGTCAAATCGCTCCAAAACTTTATTGAGAAGGTCACCGTCTTCCGTCACGTCACCAAGTTCCAGGATGCCGAACAGAGCCAGACCTCTGATTGGAAATTGGCCGCCCTGTACGACAAGTACACTGAGTATGCTGATATTCtagccagccatggccagcttgAGGTGGCGCAGAAATATCTCGACCTCCTGCCGTCCAGCTACCCTGCCGCTGAAATCGCTAGAAACCGCGTCAAGCTTGCAACCAAGAAGCCCGCCGCCCAGCCTGCAGCCCGcccttccaccagacaggtAACCGCCAGTGCAGCAGGCCGAACTTCACAGCCTACGCTCGGTTATGGTACTCCTCAGCCGGCAACCACCCCATCGACAACGACGAATCTGTATGGCGGCTACGGCCAGCCTCAGGCTCCGTTAGCCCAGGCCCAGCAATATCAACCACAGAACCAGTTTCAGCCTCAGGGGTATCAGCCTTCCATGGGATATCAACCGCCAACTCAGCCCGCTTATGGAGGAGGTATGGTTCCTCCACCCCCTATGGCCGGTGGCCCTCCCCGGAGCTCCTCGTCCACGCCGTCTGCCCCCCCTCCCAGCAGAGCTAAGAACATGGACAACTGGAACGATGTTCCTATGGTGACCAAGGCGGTGCCTAGGAGATCTACTCCAGCTGCTCCTATCACATCTCCCTTCCCCGGATCGGCGAGTCCGACTGGAGGGCCAACGGCACCACCCCCTgggcctcctcctcccggCGGTTACGGACGAACAGGTTCACCAGCACCGCCTCCCCCGAGAGGCCCGGCACCTCCTCGTGTGCAGTCACCTCTGACTGGACATACGCATGGCGTTCCTCCCCccagaccatcatcaaccGCCAACCAATATGCCCCTCCCGCACCACAGCCCGGTGCCGTGCCATCGCCCGTCCCCCAAATAGTCCCCCGAACGGCGTCTCCTTACAACGCGCCTCCAGCGGGAGCACCTCCGTCAAACCGATATGCTCCAGCTCCCGCTGCTCAACAAGCCAACCAACCTCCGTCATCTATGGCCCCTCCTCCCGCCGCTGGCAGCAGaccgccgcctccagcaAACCCTTATGgcgctcctcctcaacaaactcCACCCCCTGGCCAGTATGCTCCCTCACCATATGCTCCtcagcaagctcaagccGCTGGCCCCCCTCCTACCGGGCCGCCTCCGTCAGGACCGCCGCCTTCCAACCACCCACAGGCTacaccaccgcctccaaaGGCTGCCGCTCCTCCTGCAAAAGCGAAGCACCCTGCTGGCGACCGGTCGCATATCCCAGCCAATGCGCAGCGTCTCGTTGACGTTCTGAGCCAAGACATGCAGCGTATTGCGGCCAAGGCTCCTGCGACTTTCGCCCCTCAGGTTAAAGACACCCAAAAGAGGCTGAACTTGCTCTTTGATCATCTTAACAACGAGGAGCTAGTTCAACCGCCTACCATCGACCAGCTTACGCGGCTGGCAGATGCGATCCAAGGCAAAGACTATGCTGCTGCTCAGAAGTTGCAGGTTGAGATTCAGCGAGACAAGACAGAAGAGTGTGGCAATTGGATG GTCGGTGTCAAGCGTCTCATTAGCATGAGCAAAGCAACCCCTTGA
- a CDS encoding cytochrome c oxidase polypeptide VIb (similar to Metarhizium acridum CQMa 102 XP_007812866.1): MAEEDGQELVTKPFKFVTAGKLQPDETLTKHCWQNYVDYHKCIIAKGEDFAPCRQFWLAYRSLCPSGWYQRWDEQREAGNFPVKLDA; this comes from the exons atggctgaagaagatggtcaGGAGCTTGTCACCAAGCCCTTCAAGTTCGTTACTG CCGGTAAGCTCCAACCCGACGAAACCCTC accaagcatTGCTGGCAGAACTACGTCGACTACCACAAGTGCATCATTGCCAAGGGAGAGGACTTTGCTCCTTGCCGTCAG TTCTGGCTGGCCTACCGATCATTGTGCCCTTCCGGATGGTATCAGCGATGGGATGAGCAGCGAG AGGCTGGCAACTTCCCTGTTAAGCTGGACGCATAA
- a CDS encoding ubiquitin family protein (similar to Beauveria bassiana ARSEF 2860 XP_008598811.1): protein MAPGNLNVLITTFGGLGLPSTLVVPVPPSTTITELREEINERLPATDSRLILTTISNRQLPEVSQAPISTYLSSSQDEFLSLRLAVPLCGGKGGFGSQLRAAGGRMSSRKKKNQEDHGSSRNLDGRRLRTVNEAKALAEYLAIKPDMDRKEKEKRKERWEQIVQMSEEKQHQIRNGGQGRLDGKWVEDKEESSEKTRDAVAAAMKGGVYRDNLISTSHGSASSEQPETQSNSEEDANSSSKESSPSNEVDEPAKTERRTFFGFDEDDEFMSSSDEEAESKK, encoded by the coding sequence GTCCCAGTTCCTCCATCTACAACCATTACAGAACTCCGCGAGGAAATCAATGAGCGCCTTCCAGCGACAGACTCCAGactcatcctcaccaccatctccaacagACAACTACCCGAGGTTTCGCAAGCGCCCATCTCGACATATCTATCCAGCAGCCAGGATGAGTTTCTGTCCTTGCGACTCGCCGTTCCTCTGTGCGGTGGTAAAGGTGGTTTCGGCTCCCAGCTTCGTGCCGCCGGTGGGCGCATGTCATctcgcaagaagaagaaccaAGAAGACCACGGCTCAAGCCGCAACCTTGATGGCCGCAGACTACGAACTGTGAATGAAGCAAAGGCTCTCGCAGAATACCTCGCCATCAAGCCCGACATGGACCgcaaagagaaggagaagcgcAAAGAGCGCTGGGAACAAATCGTCCAGATGTCGGAAGAGAAGCAACATCAAATCAGaaatggcggccaaggcagACTTGATGGGAAATGGGTCGAAGATAAGGAAGAGAGCAGCGAAAAGACACGCGACGCAGTCGCCGCCGCAATGAAAGGCGGCGTCTACAGAGATAATCTTATCAGCACATCGCATGGCTCTGCTTCCAGCGAGCAACCTGAAACGCAGTCAAACTCTGAAGAGGACGCAAATTCAAGCTCAAAAGAGTCGTCACCGTCTAatgaggttgatgagccAGCTAAGACGGAGCGACGGACTTTCTTTGGCTtcgacgaagatgatgagtTTATGAGCTCATCTGATGAGGAGGCTGAAAGCAAGAAATAA
- a CDS encoding NADH-ubiquinone reductase complex 1 MLRQ subunit domain-containing protein encodes MRPTTALRMFRPTARMMRPVPKEDQAGHTISQRLRKLKQIPLAAVVGFAIFAAGYSSVRKFMVDKNLRLARQGPGGRADHH; translated from the exons ATGCGTCCCACCACTGCCCTTAGAATGTTCCGCCCTACGGCTCGCATGATGCGACCGGTTCCC AAGGAGGACCAGGCCG GCCACACCATCTCCCAACGGTTGCGCAAGCTCAAGCAGATTCCCCTCG CTGCTGTCGTCGGCTTTGCCATCTTCGCTGCCGGGTACTCGAGCGTCCGAAAATTCATGGTTGACAAGAACCTTCGACTGGCCCGGCAGGGACCTGGTGGCCGTGCTGACCACCACTAA
- a CDS encoding DNA binding protein SART-1 (similar to Cordyceps militaris CM01 XP_006674012.1) has product MDAATIEETNRIRVSLGMKPLPVPGAASQADASSASKDEEAASTLESRQAESYENYKKHQEAEAAKKKREDRAAAIRKARDEAQRLAVLEGKGLGEEDDKGDMDAKAWLTGQKKRQKKIDKARKLEAELAAAEAAAAAAVQYTSKDLAGIKVAHDTSEFLGGEDQVLTLKDTTIDENEEEGDELENLGMREQERLGERLDLKKNRGYNPNDDEEGQGGILAQYDDEIYGKKGKKFTLDASGTIAELADILGEPAQKAGKATVSLDDIIGDAPVSSDYLAPSEIKVKKPKKKKSKGTRQKQHDEDDIFPLEPPGDSNSMDLDDTETKHKKRKAESDTFVDDDDLQASLALQRKSALKKRKKARPEDIAKQLKEEDDDAEEEANGPSEDGGLVIGEISEFVSGLSKRDDEEEKKPRRRRTQTRSPGLPEDYPMENSNDEDQPAIEEEPVPPQAEEEEAGVDEEKTIGSGMGAALSLLRERGLIEGSRDTDYDAYRSREEFLSRKRLLEEELDDQTRLQRERDRASGRLDRMSVREREDWARQQNMWRDQQQSRRMAELFSANYKPNVELRYTDDHGRSLDQKEAFKHLSHQFHGKGSGKGKTEKRLKKIEDEKRREAQSLFDAGRDSGMSAATAQQLKKRREAGVRLG; this is encoded by the coding sequence ATGGATGCCGCAACGATTGAAGAAACGAACCGCATTAGGGTGTCGCTGGGCATGAAGCCTCTGCCTGTCCCCGGTGCCGCCTCACAAGCTGATGCATCCTCAGCGtccaaagatgaagaggcAGCAAGTACCCTCGAGAGTCGACAGGCTGAGTCATATGAAAACTACAAAAAGCATCAAGAGGCAGAGGctgcgaagaagaagcgcgAGGACAGAGCTGCAGCAATTCGAAAGGCTCGAGATGAAGCACAGCGCCTCGCCGTCCTAGAGGGTAAGGGTCttggggaggaggatgacaAGGGCGATATGGATGCCAAGGCATGGCTTACGggtcagaagaagagacaaaagaagATTGATAAAGCGAGAAAACTCGAAGCAGAGTTGGCTGCAGCTGAAGcggcagccgcagccgccgtACAATACACTTCCAAGGATCTTGCCGGTATTAAAGTCGCACACGACACGTCAGAATTCTTGGGTGGCGAAGATCAGGTTCTCACCCTAAAAGACACTACAATCGACGAAAacgaagaagagggcgaTGAGCTAGAAAATTTGGGAATGCGTGAACAAGAAAGGCTGGGCGAGAGACTCGACCTCAAGAAGAACCGAGGATATAACCCgaatgatgacgaagaaggccaaggcggaaTTCTGGCCCAATACGATGATGAGATTTACggaaagaagggcaagaagttCACACTCGATGCCAGCGGGACCATTGCAGAGCTTGCTGATATCCTTGGCGAGCCCGCTCAAAAAGCCGGCAAAGCCACTGTCAGTCTCGACGACATCATTGGTGATGCGCCTGTGTCTTCCGACTACCTTGCTCCGTCAGAAATCAAGGTGAAGAagcccaaaaagaaaaagtcCAAGGGCACGAGACAAAAGCAGCACGATGAAGACGATATATTCCCTCTGGAACCCCCAGgagacagcaacagcatgGATTTGGACGACACAGAGACTAAACACAAGAAACGAAAAGCAGAGTCCGATACATTTGTAGACGACGACGATCTCCAAGCGTCATTAGCACTTCAAAGGAAGAGTGCACttaagaaaagaaagaaggctaGACCCGAGGACATTGCAAAACAACTcaaagaggaagacgacgacgcagaagaagaagcaaatggCCCGAGCGAAGATGGCGGGTTAGTAATTGGAGAAATATCAGAATTTGTGTCCGGCCTGAGCAAgcgagacgacgaggaagagaagaagccaagacgTCGTAGAACGCAAACCCGCAGTCCAGGTCTTCCCGAAGACTACCCCATGGAGAACAGCAACGACGAAGACCAACCTGCCATCGAGGAAGAACCCGTACCGCCccaagcagaagaagaagaagccggcgTCGATGAAGAAAAGACCATCGGCTCCGGCATGGGCGCTGCACTCTCCCTCCTCCGTGAACGTGGTCTCATCGAAGGGTCCCGCGATACAGACTACGACGCCTATCGCTCCCGCGAAGAATTCCTCTCCCGCAAACGCCTCCTCGAAGAAGAACTCGACGACCAGACCCGTCTACAGCGTGAACGAGACCGCGCATCAGGCCGCCTAGACCGCATGTCCGTCCGCGAGCGTGAAGACTGGGCCCGCCAGCAAAACATGTGGCGAGATCAACAGCAATCCCGACGCATGGCGGAGCTCTTCTCTGCAAACTACAAGCCCAATGTTGAGCTGCGGTACACCGACGACCATGGTCGTTCGCTCGACCAAAAGGAAGCATTCAAGCACCTAAGTCACCAGTTCCACGGGAAGGGCAGCGGGAAGGGCAAGACAGAGAAGCGCCTTAAAaagattgaagatgagaaGCGGAGAGAGGCACAGAGTCTCTTTGACGCCGGCAGGGATAGCGGTATGAGCGCCGCTACGGCGCagcagttgaagaagagacgGGAAGCCGGTGTACGACTTGGATGA